The Streptomyces sp. ICC1 DNA window GGCAGCGCCTGCGGCGTGGTCGGGGTGGGCCTGACGCTGGCCGGGGTGGCCGGCACGTACTGGCCGGTCGTGGTCGGCGGACTGTACGCGGCGGGCGCGCTCATCGCCCCGCCGGACGTGCCCGCACCCCCGGTGCCCCCGGAGCCCGCCGAGCAACTGGGCTTCGTACGGGAGGACTTCGCGCGGCTGCGGGAGTACGTCGGCGAGGTGGACCTGCCGGCGGAGCCGGCCGGGATCCTGGCCGAGCTGCTGGCGCTGTACGCGGCGATGCTGGAGCCGGGCTGGGTGGCCGGCGTCCTGGCCGGCGACCCGGAGGCGGTGCACGCGCTGACGCGGGCGATCCGGACGGACGTCCCGGAGTGCGTGGACACCTACAACCGGACCCGCTGGTGGACCAGGCTCACGCCGGGCGGGGAATCGCCGGAGCGCCACCTGGAGCGGCAGCTGTCGCTGCTGCGCGAGGAGGCGGAACGCGTGACGGCGGACCTCCGTGAAACGGAGGCCCGCCGCCAGCAGACGCACACGACCTATTTGGAAGGCCGCAGGGAAACCTGAGTCGGGGAATCCCGCGTCGACCCGCGGCCGGGGACAGCCGGCCGCAGGAGCTTCATGTGAGTGGCCGGGTTCAGCCGAGGCGCTCGACCAGGGCCTCGTACTGGTCCCACAGCTCCTTCGGCGTGTGGTCGCCGTAGGTGTTCAGGTGCGCCGGGACCAGCGAGGCCTCGTCGCGCCAGACCTCCTTGTCGACCGTGAGGAGGAACTCCAGGTCGGCGGCGGGCAGGTCCAGGCCGTCGGTGTCCAGGGAGGCCACGGTCGGCAGGATGCCGATCGGGGTCTCCACGCCCTCCGCGGTGCCGTCGAGGCGCTCGACGATCCACTTCAGGACGCGGCTGTTCTCGCCGAAGCCGGGCCACACGAACTTGCCCGCGTCGTTCTTGCGGAACCAGTTCACGTAGTAGATCTTCGGGAGCTTGGACTGGTCCTTGCCCTTGGCCACGTCGACCCAGTGACCCATGTAGTCGCCCATGTTGTAGCCGCAGAACGGCAGCATGGCGAAGGGGTCGCGGCGCAGCTCGCCGACCTTGCCCTCGGCGGCGGCGGTCTTCTCGGACGCGATGTTCGAGCCGATGAAGACGCCGTGGTTCCAGTCGAAGGACTCGGTGACCAGCGGCACGGCGGAGGCGCGGCGGCCGCCGAAGAGGATCGCGGAGATCGGGACGCCCTTGGGGTCCTCCCACTCGTCGGCGATCGTCGGGCACTGGGAGGCCGGGACGGCGAAGCGGGCGTTGGGGTGGGCCGCCGGGGTGTCGCTCTCCGGGGTCCAGTCGTTGCCCTTCCAGTCGATGAGGCGGGCGGGCGCCTCTTCGGTCATGCCCTCCCACCAGACGTCGGAGCCGTCGGGGGTGAGCGCGACGTTGGTGAAGACGGTGTTGGCGTACATCGTCTTCATGGCGTTGGCGTTGGTGTGCTCGCCGGTGCCGGGCGCGACGCCGAAGAAGCCGGCCTCGGGGTTGATCGCGTACAGGCGACCGTCCTCGCCGAAGCGCATCCAGGCGATGTCGTCACCGACGGTCTCGACGGTCCAGCCGGGGATCGTGGGCTCCAGCATGGCCAGGTTCGTCTTGCCGCAGGCGCTCGGGAACGCGGCGGCGATGTACCTGGGCTCGACCGAGCCGGCGGCGGAGGCCGGCGGGGTGAGCTTGAGGATCAGCATGTGCTCGGCGAGCCAGCCCTCGTCGCGCGCCATGACGGACGCGATGCGCAGCGCGTAGCACTTCTTGCCGAGCAGGGCGTTGCCGCCGTAGCCCGATCCGTAGGACCAGATCTCGCGGGTCTCGGGGAAGTGCGAGATGTACTTGGTGGTGTTGCACGGCCACGGCACGTCGGCCTGGCCCTCGGCGAGCGGAGCGCCGAGGGTGTGGACGGCCTTGACGAAGAACCCGTCGGTGCCGAGCTCGTCGAGGACGGGCTTGCCCATGCGGGTCATGGTGCGCATGGCGACGGCGACGTAGGCGGAGTCGGTGATCTCGACGCCGATCGCGGAGAGCTCGGAGCCGAGCGGGCCCATGCAGAAGGGCACCACGTACATGGTGCGGCCCTTCATGGAGCCGCGGAAGATGCCGCCCTCCTCGCCCTTGCCGGCGAAGCCCCCCTCACCGGTAAAAAGGGCCTTCATCTCGGAGGGGGCCTTCCAGTGGTTGGTCGGGCCCGCGTCCTCCTCCTTCTCGGAGCAGATGAAGGTCCGGTCCTCGACGCGCGCGACGTCGGAGGGATCGGAGGCGGCGTAGTACGAGTTCGGGCGCTTGGCCGGGTCCAGCTTCTTGAAGGTGCCCTTGGAGACGAGCTCCTCGCAGAGGGCCTCGTACTCGGACTCCGAGCCGTCACACCAGACGATGCGGTCCGGCTGGGTGAGGGCCGCGATGTCGCCGACCCAGGAGACCAGCTCCTGGTGGTTGGTCGGGACGTCGGAAGTGGTGCC harbors:
- a CDS encoding phosphoenolpyruvate carboxykinase (GTP) → MARDIAAGTTSDVPTNHQELVSWVGDIAALTQPDRIVWCDGSESEYEALCEELVSKGTFKKLDPAKRPNSYYAASDPSDVARVEDRTFICSEKEEDAGPTNHWKAPSEMKALFTGEGGFAGKGEEGGIFRGSMKGRTMYVVPFCMGPLGSELSAIGVEITDSAYVAVAMRTMTRMGKPVLDELGTDGFFVKAVHTLGAPLAEGQADVPWPCNTTKYISHFPETREIWSYGSGYGGNALLGKKCYALRIASVMARDEGWLAEHMLILKLTPPASAAGSVEPRYIAAAFPSACGKTNLAMLEPTIPGWTVETVGDDIAWMRFGEDGRLYAINPEAGFFGVAPGTGEHTNANAMKTMYANTVFTNVALTPDGSDVWWEGMTEEAPARLIDWKGNDWTPESDTPAAHPNARFAVPASQCPTIADEWEDPKGVPISAILFGGRRASAVPLVTESFDWNHGVFIGSNIASEKTAAAEGKVGELRRDPFAMLPFCGYNMGDYMGHWVDVAKGKDQSKLPKIYYVNWFRKNDAGKFVWPGFGENSRVLKWIVERLDGTAEGVETPIGILPTVASLDTDGLDLPAADLEFLLTVDKEVWRDEASLVPAHLNTYGDHTPKELWDQYEALVERLG